A portion of the Sphingobacterium spiritivorum genome contains these proteins:
- a CDS encoding malate:quinone oxidoreductase: MGKSKKNYEDVDVVLIGAGIMSATLGTLINELNPHVKIEMFERLDLVAAESSDAWNNAGTGHSALCELNYTPQKADGSVDIKKAISIAESFEISKQFWTYLVEKGIIKDPEGFIRSIPHMSCVFGERNVEFLKTRHATMIENTLFKGMEYSEDPEVLKEWIPLVMEGRPEGDKVAATKMDIGTDVNFGSLTRDLIDHLVTKDNFSLKLEHEVKDIDREGDGRWEIEVKDIKTGKKRDLKAQFVFIGAGGHSLLLLEKSGIPEAKGYGGFPVGGQWLRCTNEEVIAKHHAKVYGKASVGAPPMSVPHLDTRYIDGKQALLFGPYAGFSTKFLKKGSFFDLPASIKLSNIRPMLAAGWDNMDLTKYLITEVMKSPKDKLESLKEYMPNAKQEDWALEVAGQRVQVIKKDKKHGGVLEFGTEVVASADGSLAALLGASPGASTSVKIMVELLKKCFPDRAKTQEYRDKLREMIPTWGQSLAADPALCETTRARTQKALKLD; encoded by the coding sequence ATGGGTAAAAGCAAAAAAAATTACGAAGACGTAGACGTCGTATTAATAGGCGCCGGTATCATGAGCGCTACTTTGGGTACATTGATCAATGAATTAAACCCACATGTTAAGATTGAAATGTTTGAGCGATTGGATCTGGTCGCCGCTGAAAGTTCAGACGCCTGGAATAATGCAGGTACAGGACATTCGGCATTATGCGAACTGAACTATACCCCTCAGAAGGCGGATGGTTCCGTCGATATAAAGAAAGCTATCAGTATTGCTGAATCCTTTGAAATTTCAAAACAATTCTGGACATACCTTGTCGAAAAAGGAATTATCAAAGATCCGGAAGGATTTATTCGCAGTATACCGCATATGAGTTGTGTTTTTGGAGAGCGTAACGTGGAATTCTTGAAAACACGTCATGCTACGATGATAGAAAATACATTATTCAAAGGAATGGAGTATTCTGAAGATCCGGAAGTATTGAAAGAATGGATACCTTTGGTGATGGAGGGACGTCCCGAAGGAGATAAAGTAGCAGCTACCAAAATGGATATCGGTACAGATGTGAATTTTGGATCGCTGACAAGAGATCTGATTGATCATCTGGTTACAAAAGATAACTTCTCTCTGAAGCTGGAGCATGAAGTGAAAGATATCGATCGTGAAGGTGATGGCCGATGGGAAATAGAAGTAAAAGATATCAAAACCGGAAAGAAAAGAGATTTAAAAGCGCAGTTTGTTTTTATAGGGGCAGGTGGACATTCATTATTACTCCTTGAAAAATCAGGCATTCCGGAAGCCAAAGGTTACGGAGGATTTCCGGTCGGCGGACAATGGTTGCGATGCACAAATGAAGAAGTAATTGCTAAGCACCATGCTAAAGTTTATGGCAAAGCATCTGTAGGCGCACCACCAATGTCTGTTCCTCATTTGGATACACGATACATTGATGGCAAGCAGGCCTTACTGTTTGGTCCCTATGCCGGGTTTTCGACCAAATTTCTGAAAAAAGGATCTTTCTTCGATTTGCCGGCGTCGATCAAACTCAGCAACATCCGTCCTATGCTTGCAGCAGGATGGGATAATATGGATCTTACCAAATACCTGATTACTGAAGTAATGAAGAGTCCGAAAGATAAGCTGGAATCTCTGAAAGAGTATATGCCGAATGCAAAACAGGAGGATTGGGCTCTGGAAGTTGCAGGACAACGTGTGCAGGTTATCAAAAAAGATAAGAAGCACGGAGGAGTACTGGAGTTCGGAACTGAAGTTGTGGCAAGTGCTGACGGATCATTAGCGGCCTTATTGGGTGCTTCACCCGGAGCTTCTACTTCGGTTAAGATCATGGTTGAATTACTGAAAAAATGTTTTCCTGACCGTGCAAAAACGCAGGAATACCGAGATAAATTAAGAGAAATGATCCCGACATGGGGACAATCTCTGGCAGCTGATCCGGCGCTTTGTGAAACGACACGTGCGCGTACACAGAAAGCGCTGAAATTAGATTAG
- the pnuC gene encoding nicotinamide riboside transporter PnuC, translated as MEVSSIIQHLWQQVLETSWLQWLGVSAGVTQVMLSKNNKVSNYLFGIISVIVTMIVLYEAKLYAEIALNMYYLIMSIYGWWYWISNKEAAQKPITSCSGKDWGIVILIVGTAFAIFYYFLTRHTDSDVPLWDAWVSATAWAGMWLLAKRKLENWILLNISNLFAIPLLYHKGLLLYAILTLYLFTVAFFGYFNWKKMMKQRELSIAQEDKKI; from the coding sequence ATGGAAGTATCATCTATTATTCAGCACCTTTGGCAACAGGTTCTGGAAACATCATGGTTGCAATGGTTAGGTGTATCCGCAGGAGTTACACAAGTCATGTTATCCAAAAACAATAAAGTCTCTAATTATTTATTTGGTATTATTAGCGTTATAGTGACCATGATAGTACTCTATGAGGCTAAACTTTATGCAGAGATTGCTCTTAATATGTATTACCTTATTATGAGTATATATGGTTGGTGGTATTGGATTTCAAATAAAGAGGCTGCTCAGAAACCCATTACATCCTGTTCAGGAAAGGATTGGGGCATCGTTATTTTAATAGTAGGGACGGCATTTGCTATTTTCTATTATTTTTTGACTCGTCACACAGATTCAGATGTGCCTTTGTGGGATGCTTGGGTGTCCGCTACAGCCTGGGCTGGAATGTGGTTGCTCGCCAAACGTAAACTTGAAAATTGGATATTGTTGAATATCAGTAATCTGTTCGCGATTCCTTTGCTTTATCATAAAGGTCTGCTGCTTTATGCTATACTTACCCTTTATTTATTTACAGTTGCATTTTTTGGTTATTTCAACTGGAAAAAAATGATGAAGCAACGCGAGCTATCTATAGCACAGGAGGATAAAAAGATTTGA
- a CDS encoding acyl-CoA dehydrogenase, protein MQITKDQKNILESQIHAAIVQQQLTTAQLELAYQEKWFKIWVPEELDGAGLNLSEGVRFLRDLAYIDGSLAWTVTLCSGANLFVGFIDKEKGKSVFADPKVCFGGSGMLSGRAYKTEGGYLVSGEWKYATGSPHLTHFTANVPLFEGDSVCIDEKGQACFITIFADHTDVELIRDWDTFGLESTASHSFKLENVFIADNQVYSLVPEKATLTAPLYQYPFMPFAALTLLANYMGMFERFLDLAVDLFKHKSKKSVWQEQFGVSVKDHLDHTVSLYDKMQQEIWGDMDLSWSKLIDGEDNAICYKRIETQSREMVSFIRNKVTEFFPYCGIIAAQRESELNIVFRNIFTASQHSLLLKAD, encoded by the coding sequence ATGCAGATTACGAAAGATCAGAAGAATATACTTGAATCGCAGATTCATGCTGCCATAGTACAGCAGCAATTGACAACGGCACAGCTGGAACTGGCTTATCAGGAAAAATGGTTTAAAATATGGGTTCCTGAGGAACTGGATGGAGCAGGTCTGAATTTATCAGAAGGTGTACGTTTCCTTCGGGACCTTGCCTATATTGATGGTAGTCTCGCCTGGACAGTAACCTTATGTTCGGGAGCGAATCTATTTGTTGGTTTTATAGATAAGGAAAAAGGAAAATCTGTTTTTGCAGATCCAAAAGTGTGCTTTGGTGGAAGTGGTATGCTATCCGGAAGGGCTTATAAGACCGAAGGTGGATACCTCGTTTCCGGTGAATGGAAATATGCTACCGGTTCTCCGCATTTAACTCATTTTACAGCAAATGTACCCCTATTCGAAGGAGATTCCGTGTGCATAGATGAAAAGGGACAGGCTTGTTTTATTACCATCTTTGCAGATCACACAGATGTGGAGTTGATAAGAGACTGGGATACATTCGGTTTGGAAAGTACGGCAAGCCATAGTTTTAAATTAGAAAATGTTTTTATTGCGGATAATCAGGTTTATTCTTTGGTGCCTGAAAAAGCGACCTTAACCGCTCCTTTATATCAATACCCTTTTATGCCATTTGCTGCATTGACCCTTTTAGCAAATTATATGGGCATGTTTGAGCGTTTTTTGGATCTGGCCGTGGATCTGTTTAAGCATAAATCCAAAAAATCCGTATGGCAGGAGCAATTTGGCGTCTCAGTAAAGGATCATTTGGATCACACTGTATCTCTTTATGATAAGATGCAACAAGAAATATGGGGGGATATGGATCTTTCCTGGAGTAAACTTATTGATGGAGAAGATAATGCAATATGCTATAAACGTATTGAAACTCAAAGTAGAGAAATGGTATCCTTTATTCGTAATAAAGTGACTGAATTTTTTCCTTATTGCGGTATTATTGCTGCTCAGCGGGAATCAGAATTGAATATTGTATTCCGGAATATTTTTACCGCTTCGCAGCATAGTTTGCTTCTAAAGGCAGATTAG
- a CDS encoding copper resistance protein NlpE: MKKLILSITGAALVLISCQNTSTTSEKSDSTEVLSKKDSTGEFVNPDPAHNSQNALDWDGEYEGVLPCADCEGIKTNVILHKDNTYSLVSEYLGKKSTFKEEGKFTWDDSGSVVTLKLKDGTNKFKVQEGSIKMLDQEGNVITGSLEANYILKKV; the protein is encoded by the coding sequence ATGAAGAAATTGATTTTAAGTATTACAGGAGCGGCATTGGTTTTAATTTCTTGTCAAAACACATCTACAACATCTGAAAAAAGTGATTCTACTGAAGTCTTATCAAAAAAAGATTCAACAGGAGAATTTGTAAATCCGGATCCGGCTCATAACAGCCAAAACGCATTAGACTGGGATGGGGAGTATGAAGGCGTATTGCCATGTGCTGACTGTGAAGGTATCAAAACAAATGTAATCCTGCATAAGGATAATACTTATTCACTTGTATCTGAATATTTAGGAAAAAAATCAACTTTCAAAGAAGAAGGAAAATTTACCTGGGATGATAGTGGAAGTGTCGTTACACTGAAACTTAAAGATGGAACAAATAAATTCAAGGTACAGGAAGGATCTATAAAAATGTTGGATCAGGAAGGAAATGTTATCACCGGATCACTGGAAGCAAACTATATACTTAAGAAAGTTTAG
- a CDS encoding universal stress protein codes for MKRILFPTDFSEAASNAFVYALQLAKSIDASLYILHVYELPIYSSMYAGQLDYVQQIYQSIELAQFDNYKDNVPQLHEIAKKYNLEDIEMYFVFEKGLFLDSVKRVIKRDQIDMIVMGTTGLNSANTTLIGSNTVNLIRSVSQPVFSIPRLAKFDGIKSIGFTTLFREADKKPLAEILKLADYFDAKVEVLHVKTKENEDIESLVSEWKDQFHSPRLTFSILPATSVEERVLEFIMEHNIDFLAIVKRNRNFFDRLFTSSMSQKLAYHSTIPILVIREEA; via the coding sequence ATGAAACGTATTTTATTCCCTACCGATTTTTCAGAAGCTGCCAGCAATGCATTTGTTTATGCGCTTCAACTTGCTAAAAGTATAGACGCATCCCTTTACATCCTGCATGTCTACGAATTGCCGATTTATTCGAGTATGTACGCAGGTCAGTTGGATTATGTACAGCAGATTTATCAATCTATAGAACTGGCTCAATTTGACAATTATAAAGACAATGTTCCTCAGTTGCATGAAATTGCTAAAAAGTATAACCTTGAAGATATAGAGATGTATTTTGTCTTCGAAAAAGGCCTGTTTCTGGATTCTGTCAAACGCGTTATCAAACGTGACCAGATCGATATGATTGTCATGGGTACTACAGGTTTGAATTCAGCCAATACGACACTCATAGGTTCGAATACCGTTAATCTTATCCGCTCCGTATCGCAGCCAGTATTCAGCATTCCAAGACTGGCAAAATTTGATGGGATCAAAAGTATAGGATTTACCACTCTCTTCAGAGAAGCAGACAAGAAACCATTAGCTGAGATTTTGAAACTAGCGGATTACTTTGATGCAAAAGTTGAAGTACTACACGTTAAAACGAAAGAAAACGAAGATATAGAGTCGCTTGTATCCGAATGGAAAGATCAATTCCACAGTCCTCGTCTGACATTTTCAATATTGCCGGCCACATCTGTTGAAGAGAGAGTACTGGAATTTATTATGGAGCATAACATTGATTTTCTGGCCATTGTAAAACGTAACCGCAATTTCTTTGATCGGTTATTTACATCCAGTATGAGCCAAAAATTAGCCTATCATTCTACCATACCCATATTAGTTATTCGAGAAGAAGCATAA
- a CDS encoding DUF4846 domain-containing protein has translation MLHLFHTLLLIPSLLVSATACQSGAGNAESNIAQRDSLPSENYLSDEGYNTAWIKPDGMIIKDRFITPEGYQRKTFQANEFGYFLQHLPLKKMGSEVLYYNGAVKAQNKIYASVVNLPIGTRDLHQCADAVMRLRADYLYQQKRYKDIRFNFLSDAKPRYYTDYIKGDYSAKKYWKYMEYIFAYANTASLHDELPSVASVRNIKIGDTFIQKGNPIGHAIIAVDIAENEQGEKLVLLAQSYMPAQEIQILNNPNDPKLSPWYKLKDGVILTPEWKFKSENLKTWKN, from the coding sequence ATGCTGCATCTCTTTCATACTCTTCTGCTTATCCCCTCTTTGCTGGTATCTGCTACAGCTTGTCAATCGGGCGCTGGTAATGCCGAATCTAATATAGCACAGCGTGACTCTCTTCCGTCCGAAAATTATTTGTCTGATGAGGGGTACAATACAGCATGGATCAAGCCTGACGGTATGATTATAAAAGATCGTTTTATAACACCTGAGGGATATCAGCGCAAAACCTTTCAGGCGAATGAGTTTGGTTACTTTCTACAACATCTGCCTCTGAAAAAGATGGGATCCGAGGTCTTGTATTACAATGGTGCTGTCAAAGCTCAAAACAAGATATATGCGAGTGTGGTCAATCTTCCTATCGGCACAAGAGATCTTCATCAGTGTGCAGATGCCGTCATGCGGCTAAGAGCAGATTACCTGTATCAACAAAAAAGATATAAGGATATCCGCTTCAACTTTTTATCTGATGCCAAACCGCGTTATTATACAGATTATATAAAAGGGGACTACAGTGCAAAAAAATACTGGAAGTATATGGAATATATATTTGCATATGCTAACACAGCTTCACTGCATGATGAATTACCTTCTGTGGCTTCCGTCCGTAATATTAAAATCGGAGACACATTTATTCAAAAGGGAAACCCTATAGGACACGCTATCATCGCTGTAGATATAGCCGAAAATGAGCAGGGGGAAAAGTTGGTACTCCTTGCACAAAGCTATATGCCTGCGCAGGAAATACAGATATTAAATAACCCGAATGATCCTAAACTTAGCCCCTGGTATAAACTGAAAGACGGAGTGATTCTTACTCCGGAGTGGAAATTTAAAAGTGAAAACCTCAAAACCTGGAAAAACTAA
- a CDS encoding 2'-5' RNA ligase family protein — protein MESKHYSLVFLPCSRSMSLVRHLKEALANIIGWYNSKNSDAHITILEFNATDAELEFIKRKIRQLADTERPDYVYLDKYEAFPQNGAFFIAPTDYSKNYLKNIMNRFVGSLNAKNVRKSNDPHMSIARKLNADKLAIALERFESISLNFFCDRVVLRIYDKGSSQYQFADEFKFGSKMPAAPAQFRLDLS, from the coding sequence ATGGAAAGTAAACATTATTCGCTGGTTTTCCTGCCGTGTTCTCGTTCTATGAGTCTGGTCCGTCATCTCAAGGAAGCATTGGCCAATATAATCGGTTGGTACAATAGTAAAAATTCGGATGCTCATATTACTATTTTAGAGTTCAACGCTACCGATGCCGAATTGGAATTTATCAAACGTAAAATCAGACAGCTGGCTGATACCGAACGTCCCGATTATGTCTATCTGGATAAGTATGAGGCATTTCCGCAAAACGGAGCATTTTTTATTGCTCCAACGGATTATTCCAAGAATTATCTGAAGAATATTATGAATCGGTTTGTTGGATCTCTGAATGCAAAAAATGTCCGGAAAAGTAACGATCCGCACATGAGTATTGCTCGAAAACTCAATGCGGATAAACTGGCAATTGCATTGGAACGGTTTGAGAGTATCAGTCTTAATTTCTTCTGTGATCGTGTTGTATTACGTATCTACGATAAAGGGTCCAGTCAATATCAATTTGCAGATGAATTTAAGTTTGGAAGCAAAATGCCAGCTGCGCCTGCCCAATTCAGGCTGGATCTCAGCTAG
- a CDS encoding sugar O-acetyltransferase encodes MKTAKELMLASEPYRAMGKELFEDRQYAKEELYKYNSLAPSKIKERNQIIKKLFAKTGSRLFIEPPFRCDYGYNIEIGDNFYANYNCTILDGAKVSIGENVMFAPNVSLFTAGHPIHATPRNEGWEYAFPITIGDNVWIGGNVVINPGITIGDNSVIGAGSVVTRDIPANVIAVGNPCRVLRPITDEDKQYYFRGKKF; translated from the coding sequence ATGAAAACTGCTAAAGAACTTATGCTTGCTTCTGAACCCTATCGCGCAATGGGAAAAGAATTATTCGAGGACCGTCAGTATGCAAAGGAAGAATTGTATAAATACAATTCATTAGCGCCTTCAAAAATCAAGGAGCGTAATCAGATCATCAAAAAATTATTTGCGAAGACAGGGAGCCGTCTCTTTATTGAACCGCCGTTTCGTTGTGATTACGGATATAATATAGAAATAGGTGATAATTTTTATGCGAACTATAACTGTACAATCCTCGATGGTGCCAAAGTCAGTATAGGTGAAAATGTCATGTTTGCACCCAATGTAAGTTTATTTACAGCTGGTCATCCCATACATGCAACTCCCCGAAATGAAGGATGGGAATATGCCTTTCCTATTACTATAGGAGACAATGTATGGATCGGGGGCAATGTAGTAATCAATCCCGGTATCACGATTGGAGATAATTCAGTCATAGGTGCCGGTTCGGTCGTTACCAGAGATATTCCAGCCAATGTCATTGCTGTAGGTAATCCCTGCCGTGTACTTCGCCCGATTACGGACGAAGACAAGCAATATTACTTCAGGGGTAAAAAATTCTAG
- a CDS encoding aminoacyl-histidine dipeptidase, translating into MNQEILQLQPQSIWKNFNALNAVPRASKKEERVIAFIEDFGKSLGLETITDKTGNVVIRKPATAGMEDRKGIVLQSHLDMVHQKNNDTVFDFDADGIRMLIDGDWVKADGTTLGADNGIGVATIMAILESQDLAHPAIDALFTIDEETGMTGAFGLEGGVLQGQILLNLDTENDTEIDIGCAGGIDVTATKSYSSEPVLNGYAGLTITVRGLNGGHSGIEIHKGLGNANKIMNRVLFGTHARFGLRLSEIKGGGLRNAIPRESFAKVVLPQDQVQHFISSAEVVIQAIKAEYKSVDAGLEIIIEQQEHTPVTILPLDVQEQLIKAVYAAHNGVYRMSADFADLVETSNNIANIEVKDGKITIKCLTRSSVESSKYDLANALKSTFELMGAEVGFSGDYPGWTPDADSQILQVLKDIYQKQYNEQPEVVACHAGLECGILGRNYPGMDMISFGPTILGAHSPAERVSISSVQKFWKFTQEILVNIPKK; encoded by the coding sequence ATGAATCAGGAAATATTACAATTACAACCACAGTCGATTTGGAAAAATTTTAATGCTTTAAATGCAGTACCCAGAGCTTCTAAGAAAGAGGAAAGGGTAATTGCTTTTATAGAGGATTTTGGAAAATCATTAGGTCTCGAAACCATCACTGATAAAACCGGAAATGTCGTGATCCGAAAACCAGCTACAGCAGGTATGGAAGATCGTAAAGGGATAGTTCTGCAATCGCATCTGGATATGGTACATCAAAAGAATAACGATACCGTGTTTGATTTTGATGCAGACGGAATCCGTATGCTGATCGATGGTGATTGGGTAAAAGCTGACGGTACTACTTTGGGTGCTGACAATGGGATAGGAGTGGCGACTATTATGGCAATTCTGGAATCACAGGATCTGGCTCATCCGGCTATAGACGCCCTTTTTACCATAGATGAAGAAACCGGGATGACAGGTGCATTTGGTTTGGAAGGAGGAGTTTTACAGGGACAGATATTATTGAATCTGGATACAGAAAATGATACAGAAATTGACATCGGCTGTGCCGGAGGAATAGATGTGACTGCAACAAAGAGTTACAGCTCTGAACCTGTATTAAACGGATATGCGGGACTGACAATTACGGTAAGAGGACTGAATGGCGGGCACTCCGGTATAGAAATTCATAAAGGCTTGGGGAATGCGAACAAGATTATGAACAGGGTCTTGTTTGGTACACATGCCAGATTTGGCCTTCGGTTGTCAGAAATTAAAGGCGGTGGCCTGAGGAATGCTATTCCAAGAGAAAGTTTTGCCAAAGTTGTCTTGCCTCAGGATCAGGTTCAGCATTTTATTTCATCTGCTGAAGTTGTAATTCAGGCTATCAAAGCCGAATATAAAAGTGTAGATGCCGGTCTTGAAATTATTATTGAACAGCAAGAGCATACTCCGGTCACTATTTTGCCACTGGATGTACAGGAGCAACTTATCAAAGCCGTGTATGCTGCTCATAACGGCGTGTACCGCATGAGTGCTGATTTTGCGGATTTGGTAGAAACATCCAATAATATAGCCAATATAGAAGTGAAGGATGGTAAGATCACGATAAAATGTCTGACGAGATCTTCTGTTGAATCTTCTAAATATGATTTGGCAAACGCGTTAAAATCTACCTTTGAGCTGATGGGCGCAGAAGTTGGTTTTTCAGGAGATTATCCGGGCTGGACACCTGATGCGGACTCACAGATCTTGCAGGTACTTAAGGATATCTATCAGAAGCAATACAATGAACAACCGGAGGTGGTCGCCTGCCATGCTGGCCTGGAATGTGGTATTCTGGGACGGAATTATCCAGGTATGGATATGATTTCCTTTGGCCCGACTATTCTCGGGGCACATTCTCCGGCGGAGCGTGTATCCATATCTTCCGTTCAGAAATTCTGGAAATTTACACAGGAGATTCTGGTAAACATTCCCAAAAAGTAA
- a CDS encoding amino acid permease — protein sequence MLFKKSITQLVSEAHESGEHTLKRTLSSTGLVALGVGAIIGAGLFSLTGMAAADNAGPAVMLSFIIAAVGCAFAGLCYAEFASMIPVAGSAYTYSYATMGELVAWIIGWDLVLEYALASATVAVSWSQYFGELLKIFGMNIPDEFLHGPWEGGYVNIPAIIIVCLLSLLLIRGTKESSTVNNLLVILKVSVVLIFIGLGWSFINPANHTPFIPANEGEELLKSGKIGWGEFFKDGYFGNFGISGVFRAAGVLFFAFVGFDAVSTAAQEAKNPKKGMPIGIIGSLIICTVLYVLFSYVMTGLANYTEFKGDAKPVATAFAKTGYHFLNTALIITIISGYTSVILVMLLGQSRVFYSMSKDGLLPALFSHLGKNQTPWKTNVIFMIFVSLFAGFVPVSDLGHMVSIGTLFAFTLVCIGILVLRKTAPDIERPFRTPLVPLIPILGVIVCVTMMASLPIQSWERLGIWLGIGMIIYFVYGKKHSKIRKQHEQGLKN from the coding sequence ATGCTTTTTAAAAAATCAATCACTCAATTAGTCTCAGAGGCCCACGAAAGTGGCGAGCACACCTTGAAAAGAACCTTGTCCAGCACAGGGCTGGTTGCCCTTGGCGTTGGAGCCATTATTGGTGCAGGATTATTTTCACTGACGGGAATGGCAGCAGCTGATAATGCAGGACCGGCAGTTATGCTTTCCTTTATTATAGCCGCTGTGGGCTGTGCTTTTGCAGGGCTTTGTTATGCAGAATTTGCATCTATGATTCCGGTAGCAGGAAGTGCTTACACATACTCTTATGCAACTATGGGCGAATTGGTTGCATGGATCATCGGATGGGATTTGGTATTAGAATATGCACTTGCAAGTGCCACGGTAGCCGTGAGCTGGTCTCAGTACTTCGGAGAGTTGCTGAAGATATTCGGCATGAATATACCAGACGAATTCCTGCACGGTCCATGGGAAGGCGGATATGTCAATATTCCGGCAATTATTATTGTCTGCCTACTCTCCTTGCTACTGATAAGAGGTACCAAAGAATCATCTACAGTAAACAATCTGCTTGTTATTCTTAAAGTATCGGTAGTTTTGATTTTTATCGGTTTAGGCTGGTCATTCATCAATCCGGCAAATCATACTCCGTTTATCCCTGCTAATGAAGGTGAAGAACTATTGAAAAGCGGAAAAATCGGTTGGGGTGAATTCTTTAAAGATGGTTATTTTGGTAATTTTGGTATTTCCGGAGTTTTCAGAGCAGCAGGAGTTTTATTCTTTGCTTTTGTTGGCTTTGATGCCGTCAGTACAGCAGCACAGGAAGCCAAGAATCCTAAAAAAGGAATGCCGATTGGTATCATTGGTTCATTGATTATCTGTACAGTATTGTATGTATTATTTTCGTATGTGATGACCGGATTGGCGAATTATACAGAATTCAAAGGTGATGCAAAACCAGTCGCTACGGCATTTGCCAAGACAGGATACCACTTCCTGAATACAGCCTTGATCATTACGATTATCAGTGGATATACTTCCGTTATTCTGGTTATGCTCTTAGGCCAAAGCCGTGTATTTTACTCTATGAGTAAAGACGGTTTGCTTCCGGCTCTTTTCTCTCATCTCGGAAAAAATCAGACACCATGGAAAACCAATGTTATTTTTATGATTTTCGTAAGTCTTTTTGCCGGATTTGTACCTGTCTCTGATCTGGGACATATGGTGAGTATCGGAACTCTTTTTGCCTTTACATTAGTTTGTATTGGTATTCTGGTACTGAGAAAAACAGCTCCGGATATCGAACGTCCATTCCGCACACCTTTAGTTCCGTTAATCCCGATACTGGGTGTTATCGTGTGTGTGACAATGATGGCATCATTACCAATCCAGAGCTGGGAGCGGTTAGGTATCTGGCTGGGAATAGGAATGATTATCTATTTTGTGTACGGTAAAAAACACAGTAAGATCCGTAAACAGCATGAACAAGGATTGAAAAATTAA
- a CDS encoding NAD(P)-dependent oxidoreductase, with the protein MKVALIGASGYVGSHILKELVHRGHHVTAIARNTDQIEKNEHILAVQNDVNDSNALAAILKGSDAVISAYNAGWTNPSIYDDYTAGARSIQDAVEHAGIKRFIVIGGAGSLLTEAGTRIVDAPDFPAEIKPGALAAADYYEVIRRSDDLDWTLFSPAIEMSPASPGTRTGTYRTDLDHPVTDHEGRSRLSVEDVAVAIVDELEKPQFIKKRFTAAY; encoded by the coding sequence ATGAAAGTAGCATTAATCGGAGCTTCAGGATATGTAGGTTCACATATCTTAAAAGAATTAGTACATAGAGGACATCATGTAACCGCTATAGCAAGAAACACAGATCAGATAGAGAAAAATGAGCATATTCTCGCTGTACAAAATGATGTCAATGACAGTAATGCGCTGGCGGCTATCCTAAAAGGAAGTGATGCGGTGATCTCTGCATATAATGCGGGCTGGACTAATCCTTCTATTTATGATGATTATACGGCCGGTGCCAGATCCATTCAGGATGCTGTAGAACATGCAGGTATCAAGAGATTTATCGTAATCGGTGGAGCAGGTAGTTTGCTTACCGAAGCCGGAACAAGAATTGTAGATGCTCCTGATTTTCCGGCAGAGATCAAACCGGGAGCGTTGGCTGCAGCAGATTACTACGAAGTAATCCGCAGATCCGATGACCTGGACTGGACTTTATTCAGTCCTGCTATTGAGATGAGCCCAGCCTCTCCGGGCACACGGACAGGCACGTATCGCACAGATCTTGATCATCCTGTCACGGATCACGAAGGTCGCTCACGTCTGTCTGTAGAAGATGTAGCTGTTGCAATAGTCGATGAGTTGGAAAAACCACAGTTTATCAAAAAGCGTTTCACAGCTGCTTATTAA
- a CDS encoding Rrf2 family transcriptional regulator: MFSNLHFATSTHIIALLMLERDAWLSSDYIAGSINVNPVVVRKEIRKLKEAQLVISKEGKNGGVRIAADINKKTLADIYKATLASDEKGKYNNPNPNCPVGKNINNYLTIVYSDIEQQHIAYLNQISIQDLSSYFNNK, translated from the coding sequence ATGTTCAGTAATTTACATTTTGCCACTTCTACGCATATCATAGCCCTCCTGATGCTAGAACGTGATGCGTGGCTCTCATCTGACTATATAGCCGGAAGCATTAATGTAAATCCGGTAGTTGTACGTAAAGAAATCAGAAAACTCAAAGAAGCGCAGCTTGTTATAAGTAAAGAAGGTAAAAACGGTGGTGTGCGTATAGCAGCAGACATAAACAAAAAAACACTGGCAGATATCTATAAAGCCACACTTGCATCAGATGAAAAGGGTAAATACAATAATCCGAATCCTAATTGTCCGGTGGGAAAAAACATCAATAACTATCTTACAATCGTATACAGCGATATTGAACAGCAACATATTGCCTATTTAAATCAAATCAGTATTCAGGATTTATCCTCATATTTTAACAATAAATAA